A portion of the Bombina bombina isolate aBomBom1 chromosome 11, aBomBom1.pri, whole genome shotgun sequence genome contains these proteins:
- the LOC128641594 gene encoding olfactory receptor 5V1-like — translation MENQTIFYFYLSGFSDLAIFQIHLFVIFLLVYVMTMFGNFLILHLICTDSNLQTPMYFFLGNLAFLDMCCSSVSAPRLLFDLCSKRKVISRASCTVQIYFFIFFTTSEVLLLAVMSCDRYFAICRPLHYFQVMNLRACTELALGSWTFGLVYSLMHTLCTLRLSFCNSNTIHNFICDISHLFQLSCTDTFLNILIIFLFGGLLGITSLIITLVPYIRIFTTVAKLKAKKSKIKAFSTCTSHLTVVFIFYGTLVFNFFRPNTTYRFSEDRVITIIYTLVTPLLNPLIYSLRNQELQAALSKALHKL, via the coding sequence ATGGAAAACCaaacaatattttatttctatctatctgGATTTTCTGACCTAGCGATTTTCCAGATTCATCTTTTTGTGATATTCCTTCTAGTCTATGTGATGACTATGTTTGGGAATTTCCTCATCCTTCATCTGATCTGCACAGACTCAAATCTCCAAACACCTATGTACTTCTTTCTTGGGAACTTGGCATTTTTGGACATGTGTTGTTCCTCAGTAAGTGCCCCCCGGCTGCTTTTTGACTTATGCAGCAAAAGAAAAGTTATTTCCAGAGCATCTTGTACAGTACAGatatatttcttcattttcttcacCACGTCAGAAGTTCTTTTGCTTGCTGTCATGTCTTGTGATAGATATTTTGCCATTTGTCGCCCTCTACATTACTTTCAAGTCATGAATCTCAGAGCTTGCACCGAGCTGGCACTAGGGTCATGGACATTCGGTCTTGTGTATTCTTTGATGCACACACTTTGTACACTAAGGTTGTCCTTCTGTAATTCTAACACCATACACAATTTCATTTGTGACATCTCCCACTTGTTTCAACTTTCGTGTACAGACACCTTTCTGAACATCTTAATCATTTTTCTTTTTGGGGGGCTTCTTGGAATAACTTCTTTGATAATAACACTTGTCCCATATATCAGAATATTTACCACAGTAGCAAAGCTTAAGGCCAAAAAGAGCAAAATTAAAGCTTTTTCAACTTGCACATCTCACCTCACGGTGGTCTTTATATTTTATGGCACTCTTGTTTTTAATTTCTTCCGCCCAAATACAACTTATAGATTTTCAGAAGACCGAGTGATAACCATTATTTACACTTTAGTGACACCTTTATTAAACCCTCTGATATACAGTCTAAGAAACCAAGAACTCCAAGCAGCACTAAGCAAAGCTCTCCACAAACTGTAA